The nucleotide sequence GGTGCTGGAGTAGTATGCATCGGTTGGGATGGAGAGCTAGCTGCCGTGCTCCTGGGGGCCGGAGCCTTCTGCCGTCCGACGTGAAGGGGAGGAGCAGGAAACGGGGGACTCGCTGCCAGATGCCCTCAGCCGGAGGAACCATCACTGGCCGCTAAGAGGCTGAGGAGGATCGAGCCGTCCACCGGGCACCAAGTTCCACCGCATGGCACCGCCAGGAAGAGCCTCTTGGCTGGCTGAGGACCGAGCGATAGtgtgtcggggaaccggatcaAATTTTTCCCTTTCTCAATGTTAAATCGAACCGCACTACAGAGACCATTTCCTACCTTAGGGAGGAGTTCAGTGGAGACACCAACATGGTCTTGCCGTCAATGGTGAACTCATAGGATAAATATGGGGACGGAAGGGAGTTCCGCAAGGTGGAAGTCCAAAAagggaaggtcatgggttaccaaggtgggaaACAATCATGAGTATACATCAGATAGAACCACCCTGCTGGGGAGTTACTACATCTGGAGCACTAGTTCTGGTTAGAGCTCTAATCTTGAAAACTCATCTGATACCCGGCCTAAGGAggcagggctgctctgcccagcccaCCTGCAGGAGGTGCTTTGTGATGGATATAATACCTATTCTTCACACAGTGGGGGAAGAAGAGAGGTGTAAAATAGCACGCTAATACGCCTAGGAGGGGGGATGGTCCTTTCACAGGCAAACGTCCTACCGGTTGCCGGTCTTACCTGTTGCCATGCAAGACTAGGGCTGACACCGTTTTTACGCAGAGGCTGTAGAACCTTGTGAAGGTGTTAAGCATAGCCCAACCCGATGCTCTGCAAATGTCTGTCAGAGAAGCACCCTGAGCCAGTGCCTACAAGAAGGCTACACTCCGGGTTGAGTGTGCCCTCACTGCCAGTGGGCGTGGGTGATCTTTGGATCAGTATGCCGTAGCGAGGCGTCCACTATCCAGAGCGCCAATCTCTGTTTGGAAACAGCCTTCCCCTTGCTGACCTCccaaacagacaaagagctggtcagagctcctAAAGCTCTGCCTTCGGTCCAAATAGAgtgtactggacacaacacggatggggtagAGTCTTCCTCCCCGGTGGGGAGTGactgcaagttcaccacctgttctgagaagaggcgccacttAATGGCGTACAGCTGCCTAGTGGCTGGGGCCCTAGCCTGATTGATGGCTCAATCACTGCAGAGGGGAAgccactcaggatctcctcatGCCGTCCAGgagccagacatggaggttccagaggtctggtctcgGATGCCACAACATGCCCTTCCACTGAGAAAGCAGGTTTGGGGAGGCCCCCGGGGAGGAGATCGGCTCTGCTTACTTACCTGCTCGGCGATGATGCAGCTCAACGCACCATCGAACTGAGAGGGCTGCTGATTATACTCGACATTGTGTCTCGCCGTGTCGCAATGTCCAGTTGCCGAACACCGTCATGTAGAGGGTGAGTGCGGCTGTGATAAACACCCACCACCTTGACGtcttctaaaaaaatatttttacctcaatatatatataatatatatttatttcctcTAAAATGTTCACCCATTAAGATGATgttgtatttacagtatgtctGCAGGACACTTTAAATAACTCTTATATAATTTAACACATACTAAGATAAGAATGAACATTATGGTGGAATATGAATCTATAAAATAGCACAAAGAAACAAGAATAAGAATTGTCTTTGAGAAAAGTattcactttcatttatttatttttcatcacaGTTATGCATGAATATTATATCTTGTACTTGTACATTATAACtgcaaatttaacattttttgtgttgcaATGCAAGTTTGATATcacaatttacaaatatttataagtaGATGCTATTTTTTTCAAAGGCCATACACCAGGTTACATGCACATCATCCTTCTCTTTGCATATGCTTTGGAATTTAACTGTACTATACTTCAAATTCTATCATTTCAAAACATGCAATAACTGTGATGTGAAAACACCCTACAAATTAGAAAATTATTATGTTAAGGTACTACCTaaaataaatttgcatttaatAATATCACTTAATATGTGGAAAGATAAATATTGAGTTCTGTAAATGTATAGAAATATCTTTATATTATTTGAGTATGTTTAAAAGTTCACTTTAATGCATTGAACATTAGTTGCTGTCACATCTAATATTTGACTTCAATGTGTGTTTGCTCTCGGGGTGAAACACCTCTCCACCTTCATCCTTTCTCCAGCTTAATGTGCAGTGACTGTCCAGTCCGGCATTCTTTAGCTTTTCGGTTATCTGAAAAACCAGAAAGAAATCATGGCGTACCTAGgctacagcattttttttattttggtaaaataTGATTGTGCTTGCCCATGCAAAAACAAGTTGCTAGAGTAGTGTGTGTGGTTTCTGCAGTGAACCTTAGGAATTCTAAGCGGTTATTAGGATGCTGTCTGTCGGTAACTAAGGTGTTGCTAAGTAGTGATTTACTGGCCCAATTCAAAAACCTCTAGTAGTCCAAAATCGCAGGTACATGGGATTTTTGTCCAAAaccggtttcatcggacgcacgtGCAGGACCCAaagataacttccggtctgtgtttatttatcagTCTGGCTTGTGGCTAACTTGTTATaaccatttttgttttatttaatttattttaagggtaatttatatgaatattttattgtataatacttgtattaaacaacaatttgttgaatgggtcgtgcaactttgtcacatttaagttaAACCGAGTAACTGTTCTTACTGGTATCCCAAAATAAGACTGGCTAGacatcagaatcagaatcaaaAGGAGCTTTATTACCAAGTGTGTTTACAGAAGAAAGTGTACAGTTTCCAGATGCTctgtgcaagtgtgtgatggAAAGTGTGTAGTTAGAGCTTTTAATTGTTCAggctgaaaaaaatctgttcttgtGTCTAGCTATTCTGGAGGTCAGTACTCTGTAGGGCCGCCCAGATGGCTACAGTTCGAAGAATTACTGAGCCGGTTGAGTGGGGTCCAGAACGATTTTCCCTTTTTCTCCATCTGGAGGTGTAAAGATCTTGGAGGTTGGGCAGGGGGCACCAATAATCCTCTCAGCGGTCCTGACTGTTCGTTGCAGTCTCATAATGTCTGATTTAGTAGCTGAACCAAACCAGAAAGTTATGGACTACATTAACTTGACAGCTAATGTAATTGACTTGCTATTTATTTTGCtagttttcagaaataatctattTGGATTCTATTCTTTCTtgatgtgtaccggaagttgaGTTTGGACCATTAAAGCCTGCAggtgcagtaacgtttgttaaaattgttgctttgaaaccgtctatataatTAAATTTTCAGTGAAGAAATAATTCAATGATACAGTTGAAATGTGTGGGCAAATggtgtaaaatgtatttcatcaaTTGTACTATAAAGCATTTCTTTGGAgtctaaaatgaaaatactgctGTTTTAAAGACTGGTGACTAATTTAACTGTTGCTTGTTTTCTCTAATGCTTCATGAATGGCAGCATACGGCAACCTCTTACTTTAAGTAATGTTTTGGAGGTTTTAAGGGACATTCAACACATGGACCTCACACTCATTACCACTAATAATTTAGGTCTGATTTTTGACATAACAGACATGACTTTGAAGAGCTGGTGGGCTGTCAACTAATGTACAGGATTTGCAAGACATTCTTGTAACCTGAAAGGTAATCTGATGAAAGTATTAAGGAGAGGGACGTACCTTATTCAGAATGGCAGTCTGTTTTGAAGGGTCATTCAAATTGTATTTTCCATCATGGGACAAGTTCAGTCTGATGATCTGTTTTttcaaatcttaaataaaatccATGAATGTTTAGCATATGTGTTTTTCAAgcatttaaagtattttcagTTAACATGGTAATCTTACCACCATAGCAGATAAAGGGATGCTGTTCAGTACAGGGGATTTGAATCCATTTCCCAGAAATGGTTGACATGGTAACACAGTTTCCAAGTACTGACGTCTGTGATGTGAATCCTGCTGCCCAGTTTCTGAAGAAGAGACTCCATTGATCAGACCACTGCCAAAAGTCAAAGAACAGACCGATCCAGACCCATGGCCCGCATCCAACAACAGCATTTAGCAGGTTAGTATCCTCATTGCTGCTTACAGTGGCCAGATCAGTGTGATACtgtctgcagtaactctgagcaTCTGTCCAGTTTTTCCAAAGCTGTATGCTGATGTATCCAGTACTTTCTATAGGAAACCCAAAGTAAATATAAGGACTCAACTCTTCTCAGTTGGACTAAATGCTTATTAGGAATGTGAAACTCACCATTGTAGCAGGTAAAATGTATAGTGTCGCTGCATGGCATATCATGCCATAACCCGCAATAGCTAAACCCACAATATTCGTCTGTATTATCTCCATTTGGCTCTCCTATTTGCCAGTTACTGTACTGGGAGACTCTGTTTTCTCCATTAGACCATCCCCAACGACCTTGTGTCACCCTCTTCATTCCAATCCACACTGATCCACCGTATCCATCATTCACTGCATTTATCATCCTGTTCACATCATCTATAGAGTCTACAGTAGCCAGATCAGTAAACCTCTCtctgcagtaactctgagctGCTGCCCATGTCATATTCTGATTTATGTAGTGATATGGTCGCCAAAGACCAGTAGCGCTGCAGATAAGTcctgttaaaataaacatgtttaaactaATGCATTtgtacatccatccatccattttctaccgcttatccgaactacctcgggtcacggggagcctgcgcctatctcaggagtcatcgggcatcaaggcaggatacaccctggatggggtgccaacccatcgcagggcacacacactcactcattcactcacgcacaattttttccagagatgccaatcaacctaccatgcatgtctttggaccaagGAAGGAAAcaggagtacccggaggaaacccccgaggcacggggagagcATGCAAACtcaacacacacaagtcggaagcgggaatcgaacccccaaccttggaggtgtgaggcgaacgtgctaaccactaagccaccccGCATTGGTACATATACTTGTGAAAACAGGTTGAAATTACGACACCAACCTGACAGCAGAAGCAGTACAAACAGACTCATGTCCATCACGGCTCTCACAGCTCCTCTCTGATGTTTCAGCATCACTGCTAGCTCATCTGATCTAACCTAATGAGAGCAAGATCAGCAAACAACGttagttatttaaaattgtatttataaatcacagtTTATTCAGTGATTCTAAATGTGCTTTTCAGGTTCTGGTTAGTTACATCAGATTTTGTTTGACACAAAGAGGGAATAAACCAGATGTCCACATTTTCCCCAGTTTATGTCCGTCTGTCATCTATTATGAAACATGTCTGTAGTTATTATTTCATAACAAACTGAATGTTTTAATACACGCAGAGACTTCCagagtattatttatttacttaatgtCTCTCATTTTTATAACGTTAAATTTGTTTCTCAAAGGTTATATATTGAGATTTTTCAACATGTCACATATTGATCTCGAGTCAACGCATTGTAGTAATCAAATCtttacttgttttttaaaaacaaacaaaactaatttACAACCTTCCCTTGTCATGAAAGCTGTAACGTTTTCAAAATGATCACTCAAACAAGACAAATGTTAAATCATTTCTTACCTAAAAATTTGTTCTGTAAATTCTTTTTATTCTAAACAAAGACTCACAACTCAAGGGTGATCATGGTGGTCAAGCATTACAGTGAATCCGTGCTTTGGTTGATTTCAATTGGTGGTCACTCACTATTATAACACTTCTCTAAgttaaccccacccctaaacagTACGTGTACACACAACCAAAGCATATTGCACTTCAGCTAACATTAAAGAACACTTAAGAACACATTGTGAAATAAGATGAGAAAGTCGAGTCTGCATCATATCATATCTTAtgaaaagtatataaaaatactacATTTTCAACTCAAAATTTGATAagctatatttttattgtatagtaTTAATGCATCTATTTGAAAGCAGGACTAATACTATAGTATCGTgaacaataaatattaattttgattaaatgttgaGGACTAGAAAAAATAGTTAAATTGAAGTTACAAGTTTTATAACATTAGACTCATCTCAAATTCAAATAGCTCATTTCCATGAAAGAATTGCATTACATCTCTGGTCACTGTTGGGCTTTTACTTTGCAtattaaaattttgtgtttttaaaagagcaTCAATGCTGTCGCGCCACACAAGGATGTCCACTTAACCTAAAGACTGTGACATAACCATTTAATTCTCTATTCTTGTAATGACTGAGCACAATCAAAATAAGCAACCACAATGTACTCAGTCACTCTTCATCTttaacaacagacacacatgcatatGTCAGTCAATATGTCAAAGAGGACTTTTCCATAactatagtttttattttgacctAAATGATATAACTGTCCATTTGTGCgagtttacaataaaatatcaatagaTACATTAGTGACACAAACTTTTAAACGGTGACTGTAGTCTATTCAACACCCCATCTGACCCACCCCTTTCACATGCATTCATCACAGAAAATTCTGCCTGATCTTATGTGAATTCATAATTAtcttacaaggtggctaatttgaaTAAATTCATACGATGTAAACTGTACGAAcatatacaattattaaaaataaagcattacaTAAACCCTTCCCCTAATAAACAAAACGTCTCTTACGCAAAAGGTACTagaatgtacaaataaaatcgTACAAAAAGGTGTCGAAATTTAC is from Triplophysa dalaica isolate WHDGS20190420 chromosome 3, ASM1584641v1, whole genome shotgun sequence and encodes:
- the LOC130417589 gene encoding uncharacterized protein LOC130417589 isoform X3, whose protein sequence is MEGTEAGKGFAKRRQSCKLSAGPVRSDELAVMLKHQRGAVRAVMDMSLFVLLLLSESTGYISIQLWKNWTDAQSYCRQYHTDLATVSSNEDTNLLNAVVGCGPWVWIGLFFDFWQWSDQWSLFFRNWAAGFTSQTSVLGNCVTMSTISGKWIQIPCTEQHPFICYGDLKKQIIRLNLSHDGKYNLNDPSKQTAILNKITEKLKNAGLDSHCTLSWRKDEGGEVFHPESKHTLKSNIRCDSN
- the LOC130417589 gene encoding macrophage mannose receptor 1-like isoform X2, coding for MEGTEAGKGFAKRRQSCKLSAGPVRSDELAVMLKHQRGAVRAVMDMSLFVLLLLSGLICSATGLWRPYHYINQNMTWAAAQSYCRERFTDLATVDSIDDVNRMINAVNDGYGGSVWIGMKRVTQGRWGWSNGENRVSQYSNWQIGEPNGDNTDEYCGFSYCGLWHDMPCSDTIHFTCYNESTGYISIQLWKNWTDAQSYCRQYHTDLATWSDQWSLFFRNWAAGFTSQTSVLGNCVTMSTISGKWIQIPCTEQHPFICYGDLKKQIIRLNLSHDGKYNLNDPSKQTAILNKITEKLKNAGLDSHCTLSWRKDEGGEVFHPESKHTLKSNIRCDSN
- the LOC130417589 gene encoding macrophage mannose receptor 1-like isoform X1; translation: MEGTEAGKGFAKRRQSCKLSAGPVRSDELAVMLKHQRGAVRAVMDMSLFVLLLLSGLICSATGLWRPYHYINQNMTWAAAQSYCRERFTDLATVDSIDDVNRMINAVNDGYGGSVWIGMKRVTQGRWGWSNGENRVSQYSNWQIGEPNGDNTDEYCGFSYCGLWHDMPCSDTIHFTCYNESTGYISIQLWKNWTDAQSYCRQYHTDLATVSSNEDTNLLNAVVGCGPWVWIGLFFDFWQWSDQWSLFFRNWAAGFTSQTSVLGNCVTMSTISGKWIQIPCTEQHPFICYGDLKKQIIRLNLSHDGKYNLNDPSKQTAILNKITEKLKNAGLDSHCTLSWRKDEGGEVFHPESKHTLKSNIRCDSN
- the LOC130417589 gene encoding uncharacterized protein LOC130417589 isoform X4; this encodes MEGTEAGKGFAKRRQSCKLSAGPVRSDELAVMLKHQRGAVRAVMDMSLFVLLLLSESTGYISIQLWKNWTDAQSYCRQYHTDLATWSDQWSLFFRNWAAGFTSQTSVLGNCVTMSTISGKWIQIPCTEQHPFICYGDLKKQIIRLNLSHDGKYNLNDPSKQTAILNKITEKLKNAGLDSHCTLSWRKDEGGEVFHPESKHTLKSNIRCDSN